The sequence AAGAAGAAATAATGTTTTTTAATTAAAGAAATATCTTTTATTTCTAGTTCTGTTAATTGAAAATCTTCTCAAATATTTTCTAAATCAAAGTTATTTTCAATATTTTGTACTTCAAACATATAAATAATTGCAATTACTTTTTCCAGGGATGAACGTCTTTTACTAATTGAATTTTGTGAATATTTTTTGCTATCTTGTTCCTGCATATTAAAAATTAATTATAACATTTTAAATCTAAATAACTCTTTGGAGATTCTAAAAAGTTATTTTTTATATTTATGTTTTCTATAACTTGTATATTTCTTATTTAAATGAAAAATAGCTGGAAGAATTGTTGACAAAGCAATTGTATAAATCGGGATTATAATAATAGATTTTAAAATTGCTGGAATTAAATAATAAACATAATATGCTTGAACAGTTCTTTGCGAACCTCTAGTAATAAATCGGTTGTAGTAAACAATAAAAGCATATGGATTTCAAAGTCATCTAACTACAATCATTATTAAAACGATGATACTAAAAATATAAATAAGATTTAATAAATATTGTTTTTTGTATTTATTAAATAAAAGAAAATTAACTAATATAAAAATAAAAGAAAAAATAAAAAAACTTGTAGCAATTATATAAATAGTTCAAATAGAAATTTCTTCCCTTTTTTCTACTCTATTAACCAGACTTGGATTTGAAGCAAAAGGGATAAAAAAGCTGTAAAAAATTATTACTGTAATAAAAAGAGTGATATGTGGTAAAAAGATTTTAAATTTATGTTTTGAAAGATAAATTTTAAAAAATATCCAAGCAACCAGAGTAATGAATGGAGGAACAATTGCATATTCAATCATTCAAAAACCAATTCTTCCAAAAATCAGAAGCGAAAAAGTATCCGATATCAACGATAAAAATACACCTTTAAAAGGTCCTAAAACTATTCCAAATAATATGTAAAAACCAATTTCAAAACTTAAAGCTCATCTTCCGGTAATTGTTGTTTTAGAAATAAATTCAATAATTAAAAATAATGCTAAAAATATTCCTGCAATAGCAACGTCAAAAATTGAAAAACGCAAATGTTTTACAAGATAATTATTTCATTTTTGTTTAATTGTTATCATTATAAGTCCTCCTTTCAAATTATTATAGATTAAATAATTAAAAATAAAAAATATTTTAATTTAGAAAATTCTATTATTTAAGTAAATAAAATACAAGCAATTTAAAAATAATTTCTATTTCTAAATTGCTTGTATTTTTAAGTAATTTAATCATGATATAACTAAAAATATGGTAAAATTTGAAATCTATATTATTAATTTTTTTATTTATAAATTAATTTAAAAGTTGGATTTAAATTAGCTTCAAAAGTGATAAGATCAAAATTTTCTTTTACTATTAAAAAATAGCGTTAATTTAAATACAGTCTTAGAAGTTTTTTTAGAAAGGAACAAAATACATGTCTAAAGAAACAAAACAAAAAAAAATAATTGATAACCAAAAAGACACAAAAACAACTAAATCTAAAAAACCTAAAAAAGAAATTTCTTTAGAAGTTATTGATGCAACTTATCCTTCAAAATTTCATACGCTGATTGAAGTTTTAAAAAAAGAAATATCTAAAAAATCTAAAACTAAAGGATCAAAAGCTTTTTTAACACAAGAAGAAGTTTATAGTTTTATCAACAAGAAAAAATATTTTGTAGATGAAAGTGAAGCGGATGAACTTTTTATTGAATTATTAAATCAAAATATTATCTTAAATGCAGCAGATACAGGTGATGAAGATGAAGCTAGTTTAAAAGATTTAGAAGGCTTAGATGATGTGTTGGAAGATGATGAAGAACTAGATATCGATTCCTTTCATAATGATGAACTACAATTAAAAGATTATGACGATGATGATTCTTTAGGTTATGGTGAAATCAAAGAAAATAAACACCACAATGCACAGTTAAAAAATAAACTTACCGAAACTAATGATATCGTTAAATGATATATGCGTTGAATTGGTAAGTATGGAAAATTACTTACTCCAGAAGAAGAAAGACAACTTGCAATTCAAATGCAAGAGCCAGGACGTAAAGGTCGCAAAGCACGAGATACATTAATTAAAAGAAATTTACGACTTGTAATTAATAACGCTAAAAAATATAAAAATCGTGGTCTTCCTTTTATAGATTTAATTTCTGAAGGGAATGCAGGTATTTTGAAAGCTGTTTCAAAATATGAATATGATCGAGGTTTCAAATTTTCTACTTATGCAACTTGATGAATTCGCCAAGCTATCACAAGGGCTGTAGCTGATCAAGCTAGAACCATTCGTGTTCCTGTTCATATGGTTGAAACTATTAATAAAATTGTAAAAATCGAAAGAGAATTACAACAAGAATTAGGGCATGCACCCACTGATGAACAAATTGCTGAAAGATATTCGCCTGATT comes from Mycoplasma iguanae and encodes:
- a CDS encoding ECF transporter S component produces the protein MITIKQKWNNYLVKHLRFSIFDVAIAGIFLALFLIIEFISKTTITGRWALSFEIGFYILFGIVLGPFKGVFLSLISDTFSLLIFGRIGFWMIEYAIVPPFITLVAWIFFKIYLSKHKFKIFLPHITLFITVIIFYSFFIPFASNPSLVNRVEKREEISIWTIYIIATSFFIFSFIFILVNFLLFNKYKKQYLLNLIYIFSIIVLIMIVVRWLWNPYAFIVYYNRFITRGSQRTVQAYYVYYLIPAILKSIIIIPIYTIALSTILPAIFHLNKKYTSYRKHKYKK
- a CDS encoding RNA polymerase sigma factor; the encoded protein is MSKETKQKKIIDNQKDTKTTKSKKPKKEISLEVIDATYPSKFHTLIEVLKKEISKKSKTKGSKAFLTQEEVYSFINKKKYFVDESEADELFIELLNQNIILNAADTGDEDEASLKDLEGLDDVLEDDEELDIDSFHNDELQLKDYDDDDSLGYGEIKENKHHNAQLKNKLTETNDIVKWYMRWIGKYGKLLTPEEERQLAIQMQEPGRKGRKARDTLIKRNLRLVINNAKKYKNRGLPFIDLISEGNAGILKAVSKYEYDRGFKFSTYATWWIRQAITRAVADQARTIRVPVHMVETINKIVKIERELQQELGHAPTDEQIAERYSPDFTVEKVQQIRKINVDPISLDKTIGKEQDSSFSDFIKDEVVISPVDYAASEELSKILNDVLQNHLEDHERILIMKRYGIGEDENGVRYRVHSLEELGREKGVTKERIRQIEAKILKKLKHPQKKRKLKDFVQNEYY